CATCACGTCTTGCCAGGTTCGCGTGGCAACGGTTGGATCCGCCGCAGAGAGGTAGGTGCGCGCCAGGTGAATGTTGAAACCAGGATGATAGGCGGATTCGTTTTTGGCGTTGAGCAGCCGAACTGCCTCGGCTTTGTCGGAGGTCCCGAGGCTTTCCTGCTTGTTCGTTGTGCGATCCTGGGCGTAGTAACGACCGCTGGCACCCCGTCGATACAATCGGTATCTTGGCTTCATAATCTTTGTCGGTTATGAGCCTAAGGCACTGAAACCAGTCCACGTTAGCGAGCAGTGGCGGAGTATCGCCGTGCTTATCCAGAGCTAGTCCAGAGTAGCTTCACAGCTGGCTATTTTGCTGGCACTGCCCGCTGGAACGAAAAGCAACCGGTTGATGCACACGCACCTCGGTTGAGGAAGAAAGGGCCGAGACGGCCCACACTACAATTGTAGAGACGTCTGTCCCCGGACGCTCCCCCAGCCTCGAGCGCAGCGGACGATCCGTTCACCCTTTCCGCTTGCTCAACTGGCAGTGAATTCGGCTAGAGTTTGCCCGTCTAAACGCTCCAGCAATAACATGAAAACAACCTTTCTCGCTGCGACCACCGCCCTCATCGCCTGGCATCAATCCGCTGTCGCTGAGCCCAGCGATTGGCCCCAATACCGGGGTCGCCATCTCGATGGCAGCACGACTGAGAAGATTTCGAAGAGCTGGCCTTCGTCGGGACTCAGAGCAGTCTGGAAAACACCGCTCAACAGCGGATTCAGCTCGTTCACCACGGGCGGAGGCAAAGCGTACACGTTGGTCACCAAGTCAGTCGAAGGTGTCAACCGCGAGACGCTGGTCGCCCTCGATGCCGACAGCGGAAAGGAAGCCTGGTCTTACCCGTTGGAGGTCAGTAAGTACGACGGTGGCGGCGACTCGGGAACCAGCGACAACAAGGGCGGAGATGGCCCCCGCAGCACCCCATCGTATGTCGACGGAAAAGTCTATGCCATTTCGCTCAAGCTGAAGTTGGTCTGCCTCGACGCCAGCAGCGGCAAGCTTGTCTGGGCTCGCAGCCTCACTGAACAGCACGGCGGCTCCAATATCCGCTGGCAAAACGCGGCTTCGCCCGTGGTGGATGGAGATTTGGTCTTCCTCGCCGGCGGCGGCGCAGGTCAGGCACTGCTCGGGTTGAACCGCCTCACCGGCGACGTGGTGTGGAAGGGTCAGGACGATTTGATGACCCACGCCACGCCGGTCGTGACGGAAATCGCCGGAGATCGCCAAGTCATCTTTTTCACCCAGTCAGGTCTGGTCTCGGTAGTCCCATCCACCGGGAAAGTTTTGTGGCGGCATAAATTTCCGTTCAGCGTGTCCACGGCAGCCTCGCCCGTCGTCTCGGGAGACATCGTGTATTGCTCCGCCGGTTATGGGGTCGGTTCCTCCGCTGTCCGGGTCAAGAAGGCAGGGGACACCTGGTCGGCAACCGAACTCTGGCGCCTCACCGGAAACAAGATCTGCAACCACTGGAGCACTCCAGTGCTGTACGGGAAACACCTCTACGGCATGTTCAGCTTCAAAGAATACGGTTCCGGCCCCATGAAGTGTGTTGAGATCGAGACCGGGAAAGAAGTTTGGGCTCAGGCGGGTTTCGGCCCCGGAAACTTGATCCTGGTCGACGGCGCCCTGCTCGCCCTCAGCGATGCCGGCGACTTAGTCTTAGTGAAACCCGATCCCTCGGGATATTCCGAACTCGCCCGGACGAAGGCAGTGGAAGGCAAGTGCTGGTCCACACCGGTGGTCAGCCATGGCAAGATCCTGGTGCGGAGCACCAAGGAAGGCGCTGCCTTCTCGGTCGGCGCTTCGTTGAGCCGTAAGGACTAGCCAAGTCCGACGGCCGGCTAGGCGGGCAATGAGGCTTGCCCTCGATGCCCGCCTCGCTTGTCGGCCAAAACACCCTGCAGTCGCAGACGCTGCACCGCCAAGGCGGCGTGGATCTGAAGGATCGCCTTTGCGAACTTAATCTTGCGCAACGGATGTCGCGAAATGACGCCCACGACCCCAATCACCTCGCCTCGATCATTCGACAGCGGTAGGCCGAGAAAGGCCTCCGCCTGGCATCGCTCCAAGCTCTTGGACCGCGTATAGTCCTTCCGCACCGCCTGCGCATGGCCCACAAACCGACGCCGCAGTAGGTCCGTCCAGGGCTCATCCTCCACCGGCAGCTCACCCGCGGAGGGAAACCGAGCATCACCAGCCGACCCGAGAACGCGGAAGCTCCCGAGGTCGCGATCCACCAGTTCCGCAGCGAAGAAGGTCTCCTCGTCAAAGGCCGCACTGCCACTGTCTACCAATTGCCTCCAGAAATCCTCGCTCGGGACCGCACCCGGCAAACTGCCCGCCAATTCCCGTAACCGACGCTCCTGCAGACGACGGTCGGTCGCATCCTGATAGAACAGCAGCGCAAACTCGTGGCCCTGAATCGATTCTCGCTGAAAGCGCACATCCGCAAACGCCTCCCCCGCCTTGCACAGGCAGCGAAACTCCCGGGGCATCTCGCCCGGAAGCACTGCTGGGTCAGCCAGCAACTCCTCGATCCACTTGAGCTGATCCTTCGGATGCAAGTCAGCTAGCGTTAAACCCAGAATCTCCTCCCGCGCAAAGCCAAACAAGCTCGCCAAGGCCGGATTCACATACAACGGCCTCCCACTCGGAAGCTCCAGTGCCAATACCCCTTCGGAGAGACCTTCCAACGCAGATTTCCAGACAGCCGTTTGAACCTCGGGCAACAAACGTCCAACCACTGCCGGACTCGGAATCCCACTCTCTCCACAGCCCAGCCGGGACAGACGATCGCAGATCGCTGTTAGAAAGGCATTCATGTCTGCGCAGGAACACACCTCACAGTCCGTCAGTCCCTGCAAACGTACGGTTCTCTTGGCCGATGCCTCCGCCGTCGCAGTGTAAATCATCATCGGGCACTTCGGCCACCGCAGGCGCAAAATCGGAGCCAGCTGAACTCCACTGATCCAGGAGAGGTCGTAGTGGAGGATGATCAAATCCGGCGCCATCTCCAATAAGTGAGTCCGAAGCTCATCCTCCCCTTGAGCCTCCACGATCCCAACGCCGGGAAATCGAATGTTCACGGCCGAACGGACTACCCATCGGTTGCTATGAACCTCATCGATGAGCAAAATTGTAAGAGGGGACGACATGCTATGCACTGGTGTTGAAAACACGAACACCCGGATGAGCAGTCAACGCCGATTGACCTAAGTCGATTGGGATTTCCCGTCCAACAAGGTTTGAT
Above is a genomic segment from Verrucomicrobiales bacterium containing:
- a CDS encoding PQQ-binding-like beta-propeller repeat protein, which produces MKTTFLAATTALIAWHQSAVAEPSDWPQYRGRHLDGSTTEKISKSWPSSGLRAVWKTPLNSGFSSFTTGGGKAYTLVTKSVEGVNRETLVALDADSGKEAWSYPLEVSKYDGGGDSGTSDNKGGDGPRSTPSYVDGKVYAISLKLKLVCLDASSGKLVWARSLTEQHGGSNIRWQNAASPVVDGDLVFLAGGGAGQALLGLNRLTGDVVWKGQDDLMTHATPVVTEIAGDRQVIFFTQSGLVSVVPSTGKVLWRHKFPFSVSTAASPVVSGDIVYCSAGYGVGSSAVRVKKAGDTWSATELWRLTGNKICNHWSTPVLYGKHLYGMFSFKEYGSGPMKCVEIETGKEVWAQAGFGPGNLILVDGALLALSDAGDLVLVKPDPSGYSELARTKAVEGKCWSTPVVSHGKILVRSTKEGAAFSVGASLSRKD
- a CDS encoding PAS domain-containing protein; the protein is MSSPLTILLIDEVHSNRWVVRSAVNIRFPGVGIVEAQGEDELRTHLLEMAPDLIILHYDLSWISGVQLAPILRLRWPKCPMMIYTATAEASAKRTVRLQGLTDCEVCSCADMNAFLTAICDRLSRLGCGESGIPSPAVVGRLLPEVQTAVWKSALEGLSEGVLALELPSGRPLYVNPALASLFGFAREEILGLTLADLHPKDQLKWIEELLADPAVLPGEMPREFRCLCKAGEAFADVRFQRESIQGHEFALLFYQDATDRRLQERRLRELAGSLPGAVPSEDFWRQLVDSGSAAFDEETFFAAELVDRDLGSFRVLGSAGDARFPSAGELPVEDEPWTDLLRRRFVGHAQAVRKDYTRSKSLERCQAEAFLGLPLSNDRGEVIGVVGVISRHPLRKIKFAKAILQIHAALAVQRLRLQGVLADKRGGHRGQASLPA